In the genome of Gemmatimonadota bacterium, one region contains:
- a CDS encoding aminoglycoside phosphotransferase family protein — translation MESDRKSHRGALHTVERIGDTIRRPVNRWTPAVHGLLRHLEDRGLQGVPRLLGVDDEYETLSWIEGEPGTRPWPEVLRTDSGIEQISEFLKSFHHLVKDYVPSETAGWCVPNLWWQPGLIIRHGDLGPWNTIWADDVLQGVIDWDFAEPGETITDIAQLAWHLVPLRGGGFWSKAGFEEPPELRNRLHVLCEAYGEFGPNSVIQALLDLQKTEISRISTLGRSGVEPWRTFFRRGDLEVTTRERDWLKMECRSLV, via the coding sequence ATGGAATCAGACAGGAAATCACACCGTGGGGCCTTGCACACCGTCGAACGCATCGGTGATACCATACGCCGTCCTGTCAATCGATGGACACCGGCTGTGCACGGCCTGCTAAGGCATCTTGAAGATAGAGGATTGCAAGGCGTTCCCCGGTTACTTGGAGTAGACGACGAATATGAAACACTATCCTGGATTGAAGGGGAACCCGGAACCAGACCATGGCCTGAAGTACTGAGGACGGACAGTGGTATTGAACAGATATCCGAATTTTTGAAATCCTTCCATCACCTGGTGAAAGACTACGTCCCATCTGAAACAGCCGGGTGGTGTGTCCCGAATCTGTGGTGGCAACCCGGGTTGATCATACGCCACGGGGATCTCGGACCTTGGAATACCATCTGGGCTGATGATGTACTGCAAGGAGTTATTGACTGGGATTTTGCTGAACCTGGCGAAACGATAACGGATATCGCACAACTCGCCTGGCATCTTGTACCGCTGCGTGGTGGTGGTTTCTGGTCGAAAGCCGGTTTCGAGGAACCGCCTGAACTGCGGAATCGCCTGCATGTGCTATGCGAGGCTTACGGTGAGTTCGGCCCGAATAGCGTGATTCAAGCCCTCCTCGACCTTCAGAAAACGGAGATCTCGAGGATATCTACGTTGGGGAGATCCGGTGTCGAACCCTGGCGTACTTTTTTTCGTCGGGGAGACCTGGAAGTTACGACGAGAGAAAGAGACTGGCTAAAGATGGAGTGCAGAAGCCTGGTATAA